The Phacochoerus africanus isolate WHEZ1 chromosome X, ROS_Pafr_v1, whole genome shotgun sequence genome has a segment encoding these proteins:
- the OTUD6A gene encoding OTU domain-containing protein 6A, with product MEDSQSEHQRMIRRHNREKKELQARIQSMKNSVPRSDKKRRKQMLLDVARLEAEMEQKHQQELEKFQESFPGNLDSVTEDLAKMDLENQPPRPSRAQRRRERRAALARERQERIAEAEMEHLASFRKDEEEKLRAILGAKNLEMKDIPADGHCMYRAIQDQLVFSVTVESLRRRTAEYMRKHVDDFLPFFSDPETGDSYSRDDFLSYCDDIVLSASWGGQLELRALSHILQTPIEVIQANSPAVVIGEEYTKRPLILVYMRYACSLGEHYNSVKPLEAGAVGGAPPRLF from the coding sequence ATCAGCGGATGATACGACGCCACAACCGTGAGAAGAAAGAGCTGCAGGCCCGTATCCAGAGCATGAAGAACTCGGTCCCCAGGAGTgacaagaagagaagaaagcagatGCTCCTAGATGTGGCCCGCCTTGAGGCTGAGATGGAGCAGAAGCACCAGCAAGAGCTGGAGAAGTTCCAGGAGAGTTTCCCTGGTAACCTCGATTCTGTCACTGAAGATCTGGCCAAGATGGATCTCGAGAACCAGCCTCCCCGCCCCTCGAGGGCCCAGAGAAGGCGCGAAAGAAGAGCGGCCCTCGCGAGGGAGCGTCAGGAGAGGATCGCCGAGGCCGAGATGGAGCATCTGGCCAGCTTCCGcaaagatgaggaagagaagCTCCGCGCCATCCTGGGGGCCAAGAATCTGGAGATGAAGGATATCCCGGCCGACGGCCACTGCATGTACCGTGCCATCCAAGACCAGCTGGTGTTCTCGGTGACCGTGGAGAGCCTGCGGAGACGCACCGCCGAGTACATGCGGAAGCACGTCGACGACTTCCTGCCTTTCTTCAGCGACCCCGAAACCGGCGACTCCTACAGCCGCGACGACTTCTTGAGCTACTGCGACGACATCGTGCTCAGCGCGTCGTGGGGAGGCCAGCTCGAGCTGAGGGCCCTGTCGCACATCCTGCAGACCCCTATCGAGGTGATCCAGGCCAACTCGCCCGCCGTCGTCATCGGAGAGGAATACACCAAGAGGCCGCTCATTCTGGTCTATATGCGATACGCCTGCAGCCTCGGGGAGCACTACAACTCCGTGAAGCCGCTCGAGGCTGGAGCCGTCGGGGGCGCTCCACCGCGTCTCTTCTAG